In Archocentrus centrarchus isolate MPI-CPG fArcCen1 chromosome 1, fArcCen1, whole genome shotgun sequence, the following proteins share a genomic window:
- the pet117 gene encoding protein PET117 homolog, mitochondrial translates to MSAASKVVLCVSVVLTVSTVAAVHLKQAWDRERLREGVVRDLERLERRKENLRLLEEQQILTQQLEEERLRREVHLPPKDT, encoded by the exons ATGTCCGCGGCCTCTAAAGTGGTCCTGTGCGTCTCCGTGGTTCTGACTGTGAGCACTGTGGCCGCGGTCCACCTCAAACAGGCCTGGGACAGAGAG CGCCTCCGTGAGGGCGTGGTCCGGGATCTGGAGCGGCTGGAGCGCAGGAAGGAGAATCTGCGGCtgctggaggagcagcagatcCTGACCCaacagctggaagaggagaGACTCCGCAGGGAGGTCCATCTCCCCCCAAAGGACACCTGA
- the kat14 gene encoding cysteine-rich protein 2-binding protein, with protein MDSSGEQLVGGEDEAACTSASEGLEEGEVEGETLLIVESEDQGSVDLSHDQSGDSLTSDVGEEADGGWACEDMSFYCDRCHKWIPAAQLRGEQPSYLKGDNFFKFICFSCSEDGKESFERMRLTWQQVVMLAMYNLSLEGTGRQGYFRWKEDICAFIGRHWNFLLGTRKKTSTWWSTVAGCLSVGSPAFFRSGAQEFGEPGWWKLVHNRPPTLRPEVDKSITKPKASKPVLDPIITVEGLRKRGARNPVENAMQLKEKRSRTQEAKDIRRAQKEAAGGYTDRSASSTPVKLGGGRGGSAGRRPDLVLEKGEVIDFSSLSSSDRTPLTSPSPSPSPDFSAPGTPASHSATPSLLSEADLIPDAMPPQALFHDDEEMETEGMIDPGTECIPPTSANLVTRKKLRPAPPHIKREAESEDDDSRGREDNFEEPIGRSEGAPLSTVGAGGHERRRMTHPEKVDGAASASQSPRYTSLSLYEERMLLRRLDACPLALAVTPQAKRLHRKLLVRQAKRQRGLPLLDIDRAVSATLSLVGGIYGAQEAGTQMGGGVKGKYCTSSQELRILDRFQTSFSSRRGIQQQSVSFWHRLMGAEGSLDQTIKSPYTSRILKPYIRRDYESRPVKLRLLAEIRAYPHRKEPGWVPEPDAPIDYCYVRPNHIPSVNAMCHDSFWPGVDLSECLQYPDFSVVVLYKKVVVGFGFMVPDVKYNEAYISFLLVHPEWRRAGIGTFMIYHLIQTCMGKDVTLHVSASNPAMLLYQKFGFKAEEYILDFYDKYYPVDSTECRHAFFLRLRR; from the exons ATGGACAGCAGCGGTGAGCAGCTGGTGGGCGGTGAGGACGAGGCTGCCTGCACGTCGGCCTCGGAGGGTCtggaggagggggaggtggaGGGAGAGACGCTGCTGATCGTGGAGTCGGAGGACCAGGGCTCAGTGGACCTGTCACATGACCAGAGTGGGGACTCCCTGACCAGTGATGTGGGTGAGGAGGCCGACGGGGGCTGGGCCTGCGAGGACATGTCTTTCTACTGCGACCGCTGCCACAAGTGGATCCCCGCAG CTCAGCTGCGCGGCGAACAGCCGAGCTACCTGAAGGGAGACAACTTCTTCAAATTCATCTGCTTCAGCTGCTCCGAGGACGGCAAGGAGAGCTTTGAGAGGATGAGGCTCACCTGGCAGCAG GTGGTGATGTTGGCCATGTATAACCTGTCTCTGGAGGGGACGGGCCGGCAGGGCTACTTCAGGTGGAAAGAAGACATCTGCGCTTTCATTGGTCGGCACTGGAACTTCCTGCTGGGAACAAG GAAAAAGACATCGACGTGGTGGAGCACGGTGGCCGGCTGCCTGTCAGTCGGCAGCCCCGCCTTCTTCCGCTCAGGAGCGCAGGAGTTTGGCGAGCCCGGCTGGTGGAAACTGGTCCACAACAGACCTCCAACCCTCCGACCAGAAGTGGACAAATCTATAACAAAGCCTAAGG CCTCCAAACCTGTCCTGGACCCGATCATCACTGTGGAGGGTCTGCGCAAACGAGGGGCCCGCAACCCCGTCGAGAACGCCAtgcagctgaaggagaagcGCTCTCGCACCCAGGAGGCCAAAGACATCCGGCGGGCCCAGAAGGAGGCAGCAGGAGGATATACGGACCGCAGCGCCTCCTCCACACCTGTCAAACTGGGCGGAGGCCGAGGTGGAAGTGCCGGCCGGCGCCCTGATCTTGTCCTGGAGAAAGGCGAGGTCATTGATTTCTCCTCCCTCAGCTCCTCGGATAGGACGCCACTTACCAGCCCATCACCGTCTCCTTCACCTGACTTCTCTGCCCCGGGAACGCCAGCCTCACATTCTGCTACTCCGAGCCTGCTGTCGGAGGCGGACCTCATCCCTGATGCCATGCCACCACAGGCACTGTTCCACG ACGATGAGGAGATGGAGACGGAGGGGATGATTGACCCAGGGACAGAGTGCATCCCCCCTACCAGCGCCAACCTAGTCACCCGCAAGAAGCTCCGGCCGGCCCCGCCTCATATCAAACGTGAAGCAGAGAGTGAGGACGACGATAGCCGCGGTAGGGAGGATAACTTTGAAGAGCCCATAGGACGAAGTGAAGGCGCTCCTCTGTCCACAGTTGGTGCTGGAGGACATGAGCGGAGGAGGATGACTCATCCTGAGAAAGTGGACGGCGCTGCCAGCGCCTCCCAGAGTCCTCGTTACACCTCCCTCAGTCTGTACGAGGAGAGGATGTTGCTGCGACGGCTGGATGCCTGCCCGCTCGCATTAGCCGTCACCCCGCAAGCAAAACGCCTCCACAGGAAGCTGCTGGTTCGCCAGGCGAAGCGGCAGAGGGGGCTTCCCCTGCTGGACATTGACCGGGCAGTCAGCGCCACCCTCAGCCTGGTTGGAGGGATCTATGGCGCCCAGGAGGCGGGAACACAGATGGGAGGCGGAGTCAAAGGGAAGTACTGCACCAGCAGTCAGGAGCTGCGGATTCTCGATCGCTTCCAG acCAGCTTTTCCAGTAGAAGAGGCATCCAGCAGCAGTCCGTGTCCTTCTGGCATCGTTTGATGGGAGCCGAAGGCAGTTTGGATCAGACCATTAAGAGTCCGTACACTTCCCGTATCCTCAAACCCTACATCAG GAGGGATTATGAGAGTCGTCCAGTGAAGCTCAGGCTGTTGGCAGAGATCAGAGCGTACCCTCACAGGAAGGAGCCTGGCTGGGTCCCTGAACCCGATGCGCCCATTGATTACTGCTACGTCCGTCCAAACCACATCCCCTCTGTCAACGCCATGTGTCACGACAGCTTCTGGCCAG GTGTGGATCTGTCCGAGTGCCTGCAGTACCCAGACTTCAGTGTGGTCGTCCTGTACAAGAAGGTGGTGGTTGGCTTTGGTTTCATGGTGCCAGACGTGAAATACAACGAGGCCTACATCTCCTTCCTGCTGGTCCATCCTGAGTGGAGGAGGGCCGGCATTGGGACCTTCATGATCTACCATCTGATCCAG ACGTGTATGGGGAAGGATGTGACGCTGCACGTGTCGGCCAGTAATCCCGCCATGCTGCTGTACCAGAAGTTTGGTTTCAAAGCCGAGGAGTACATCCTGGACTTCTACGATAAATATTATCCCGTGGACAGCACCGAGTGCCGCCACGCCTTCTTCCTGCGACTGAGACGCTGA